A window of the Miscanthus floridulus cultivar M001 chromosome 14, ASM1932011v1, whole genome shotgun sequence genome harbors these coding sequences:
- the LOC136506173 gene encoding light-harvesting complex-like protein OHP1, chloroplastic, whose translation MAASCALSAPSSFLAHQPLYQNKPSKRLTPCLPSPRAVALRVSAAKLPPGVEVPRVQPKLSEPFLGFTETAEIWNSRACMIGLIGTFLVELVLNKGILQIIGVEVGKGLDLPL comes from the exons ATGGCAGCAAGCTGTGCTCTTTCTGCACCATCGTCCTTCTTGGCTCATCAACCCCTATACCAAAATAAACCTAGCAAGAGACTTACTCCTTGCCTGCCGTCGCCTAGAGCCGTAGCTCTGAGAGTAAGTGCTGCAAAGCTTCCTCCAGGG GTTGAAGTGCCCAGGGTGCAGCCAAAGCTGAGCGAGCCTTTCTTGGGTTTCACCGAGACTGCCGAGATCTGGAACTCAAGGGCCTGCATGATTGGCCTCATCGGCACCTTCCTTGTGGAACTG GTGCTAAACAAAGGGATTCTTCAGATAATTGGGGTGGAGGTGGGCAAGGGTCTGGACCTTCCTCTTTAA